The following are encoded in a window of Hypomesus transpacificus isolate Combined female unplaced genomic scaffold, fHypTra1 scaffold_31, whole genome shotgun sequence genomic DNA:
- the zfand5a gene encoding AN1-type zinc finger protein 5a: MAQETNQSPVPMLCATGCGFYGNPRTNGMCSVCYKDHLNRQQSSDRMSPHSPMGSAISPSSEASAIQRLEASLAKVDPSAGPATDMSRTIQGSLPVTQQMTEMSISRDDPTDTPEPVVTQPTASSPPAPSEEGKGDTPKSKKNRCFMCRKRLGLTGFDCRCGNLFCGLHRYSDKHNCPYDYKAEAAAKIRKENPVVVADKIQRI, encoded by the exons ATGGCCCAAGAAACCAATCAGAGCCCCGTGCCCATGCTGTGTGCCACAGGCTGCGGTTTCTACGGCAACCCCAGGACCAACGGCATGTGCTCGGTGTGCTACAAGGACCACCTGAACCGACAGCAGAGCAGCGATCGCATGAGCCCCCACAGCCCCATGG GAAGTGCCATTAGCCCTAGCTCTGAAGCCTCAGCCATCCAGAGACTGGAGGCCAGCTTAGCCAAAGTAGACCCATCTGCTGGACCCGCTACAGACATGTctag aACTATCCAAGGCTCTCTTCCTGTCACTCAACAAATGACAGAGATGAGCATCTCCAGAGATGACCCAACAGACACCCCAGAGCCTG TGGTGACTCAGCCCAccgcctccagccccccagcccccagcgaggagggaaagggggacaCCCCCAAATCCAAGAAGAACCGCTGCTTCATGTGCCGCAAGAGGCTCGGCCTGACAG ggtTCGACTGTCGCTGTGGTAACCTGTTCTGTGGCCTCCACCGGTACTCCGACAAGCACAACTGTCCCTACGACTACAAGGCCGAGGCTGCCGCCAAGATCCGCAAGGAGAACCCTGTGGTGGTCGCTGACAAGATCCAGAGAATATAG
- the lix1 gene encoding protein limb expression 1 homolog isoform X2, with product MNGLWDKIMMSHLSTSDINAELQDWNVVTRLHHFWEQKQVEKLGQVNGQSEGLMRGSSNQSESLLLYESAPSPGPPYVCYVTLPGGSCFGSYQVCETQAEARRDAARVALMNSLVNELPSRRISPQFIGQSLQEAASTSAVCIQDARDPSTSLGAYSLLLHTHAGRSMLEFQEMMTVFQLLHWNGTLKALRKRQCSRQSVIGYYSQCGLDASLRSSMALDWLGREQRCPGRLGEELRVAQRELGLARRRGVELRFYKEKTQILTLALSQAAPSPEGGHTDAHTQEELPLRCFHSQATLRLPTPPWQPSTEAHTHTQPQNSKFRSHC from the exons ATGAATGGACTTTGGGATAAGATAATGATGTCACATCTCTCCACAAGTGATATTAATGCTGAGCTCCAAGACT GGAATGTGGTGACCAGGCTGCATCACTTCTGGGAGCAGAAACAGGTGGAGAAACTGGGACAGGTTAACGGCCAATCAGAGGGGCTGATGAGGGGTTCCAGCAACCAATCCGAGAGCCTGTTGCTGTATGAGTCCGCCCCGTCTCCCGGCCCCCCCTACGTCTGCTACGTCACCCTGCCTGGAGGAAGCTGTTTTGGGAGCTACCAG gTGTGTGAGACCCAGGCGGAGGCGCGGCGGGACGCGGCCCGCGTGGCTCTGATGAACTCCCTGGTCAACGAGCTGCCGTCGAGGCGGATCTCCCCTCAGTTCATCGGCCAATCCCTGCAGGAGGCCGCCTCCACCAGCGCC gtgtgtatCCAGGATGCGCGGGACCCCAGCACCAGCTTGGGAGCCTACAGCctgctgctgcacacacacgccgGCAGGAGCATGCTGGAGTTCCAG gAGATGATGACAGTGTTTCAGTTGTTACATTGGAATGGAACGTTGAAGGCCCTGAGGAAGAGGCAGTGTTCCAGACAG AGTGTGATTGGCTATTACTCTCAGTGTGGGCTGGACGCCAGCCTGCGCAGCAGCATGGCTCTGGATTGGCTGGGCCGCGAGCAGCGCTGCCCAGGGCGACTGGGCGAGGAGCTCCGCGTGGCCCAGCGGGAGCTGGGATTGGCCCGTCGCCGTGGCGTCGAGCTCCGCTTCTACAAGGAGAAGACCCAGATCCTGACCTTGGCCCTCAGCCAGGCGGCCCCCAGCCCGGAGGGGGGCCACACGGACGCTCACACCCAGGAAGAGCTGCCGCTGCGCTGCTTCCACAGCCAGGCAACCCTGAGGCTTCCAACCCCTCCATGGCAGCCCTCCACCGaggcccacacccacacacagccccaaaACTCCAAGTTCAGATCCCACTGCTGA
- the si:ch211-214j8.12 gene encoding uncharacterized protein si:ch211-214j8.12 gives MPLYRVTLQRPLNRKLKPREGRRRWKEKDGAIASLGQLCLRSLAENMKTLWVKDYAENYMDQYNFRHIMGPFSELPGELVEELTSLLCSRRELSRAALHLLLVPQLRGLNLGSCPALVTPSLCSLVAARCQSLSSLDVSGAQQLSAQVQCDLLGYLPSLRSLSLAGTQCDSRVVRAVALSCPALRHLDLSRCPLLAPAGLLPLGGALASSSSSPTAPLSSLLALDIGLGPKEGDPAAAAAYILLSLPGLERVALEGVGEACGLLLRREGRETDAFASREGVCSLGDLWRRRVEQGVGKREGAALGREEKEDEDGFWGTEEVGSDDEGMRGEWARGLDTGLRRWAGQLKRLAVRFPGPLEELRPALCCVGPSLVSLTLEGVRTSPHTPLVELLHTCPKLRTLLIHCEPPLAPLQEEEEEEEEEENVLDGSCLLQLCSLSLHFSRDQRQLRPAPSWRALRGALWRLLAGSPLLEDVCLVAVPCPLDSVFHRVLQTTRNLPARNPPSAATLEGSRPLARLHSLNLAHGDVTGMTAKRLFAACERMRSLDLTGCWHVKARDIKDIQHAATRRPQGLTVKWT, from the exons ATGCCTTTATACAGAGTCACGCTTCAGAGACCtctaaacaggaagttgaaacccagagaaggaaggaggagatggaaagagaaggaTGGTGCCATAGCATCGCTAGGTCAGCTCTGCCTACGCAGCCTAGCTGAGAACATGAAAACACTGTGGGTAAAGGACTACGCTGAGAACTACATGGACCAGTACAACTTCAGACACATCATGGGGCCCTTCAGTGAGCTAC cgggggagctggtggaggagctaACATCCTTGCTGTGCTCCAGACGGGAGTTATCCCGCGctgccctccacctcctcctcgttCCCCAGCTCAGGGGCCTAAACCTGGGATCCTGCCCGGCCCTggtcaccccctccctctgctccctcgTCGCAGCACGTTGCCAg TCCTTGTCCAGCCTGGATGTATCAGGGGCCCAGCAGCTATCGGCCCAGGTCCAGTGTGACCTGCTGGGCTATCTTCCCTCCCtgcgctccctctccctggccGGTACCCAGTGTGACAGCCGGGTGGTGAGGGCGGTGGCCCTTTCCTGTCCTGCCCTTCGCCACCTTGACCTGTCCCGCTGCCCCCTCCTGGCCCCCGCAGGCCTGCTACCACTGGGAGGGGCccttgcctcctcctcctccagccccacgGCCCCCCTCAGCAGCCTCCTGGCCCTGGACATCGGGTTGGGGCCGAAGGAGGGGGACCCGGCGGCGGCTGCAGCCTACATCCTGCTCTCCCTGCCCGGGTTGGAGAGGGTGGCCctggagggtgtgggagaggccTGCGGCCTGCTCCTCcgcagggagggcagggagacggACGCCTTCGCCTCCAGGGAGGGGGTGTGCAGCCTGGGGgacctctggaggaggagggtggagcagggtgtggggaagagggagggggcggctctaggaagagaggagaaggaggatgaggatggatTCTGGGGCACGGAGGAGGTTGGGAGTGATGATgaagggatgagaggggagtgggccagggg GCTGGACACAGGGCTGCGGAGATGGGCGGGGCAGCTGAAGAGGCTGGCCGTGCGGTTCCCGGGGCCCCTGGAGGAGCTACGGCCGGCCCTGTGCTGCGTAGGGCCTTCCCTGGTCTCCCTCACCCTGGAGGGTGTCAGAACcagcccccacacccccctggtggagctcctccacacctgccccaAGCTGAGGACTCTCCTCATCCACTGTGAGCCCCCCCTTGCACCcctgcaggaagaggaagaggaggaagaggaggaggagaatgttCTGGATGGGTCTTGTCTGCTccagctgtgctctctctcacttca CTTCTCCCGCGACCAGCGCCAACTGAGGCCCGCGCCGTCCTGGAGGGCCCTGAGGGGGGCGCTGTGGCGCCTGCTGGCCGGCTCCCCCCTGCTGGAGGACGTGTGTCTGGTGGCCGTGCCCTGTCCCTTGGACTCTGTCTTCCACAGGGTTCTCCAGACCACCCGGAACCTTCCGGCCAGAAACCCCCCctctgctgccaccttggaaggGTCCCGCCCGTTGGCACGGTTACACAGCCTAAACCTGGCCCATGGCGATGTGACCGGGATGACGGCTAAGAGGTTGTTTGCGGCCTGCGAGCGAATGAGAAGCCTGGATCTGACGGGGTGCTGGCACGTGAAGGCACGCGATATAAAGGACATCCAGCATGCTGCCACTAGAAGACCACAGGGTCTGACTGTGAAGTGGACATGA
- the lix1 gene encoding protein limb expression 1 homolog isoform X1: protein MNGLWDKIMMSHLSTSDINAELQDFVFTGNVVTRLHHFWEQKQVEKLGQVNGQSEGLMRGSSNQSESLLLYESAPSPGPPYVCYVTLPGGSCFGSYQVCETQAEARRDAARVALMNSLVNELPSRRISPQFIGQSLQEAASTSAVCIQDARDPSTSLGAYSLLLHTHAGRSMLEFQEMMTVFQLLHWNGTLKALRKRQCSRQSVIGYYSQCGLDASLRSSMALDWLGREQRCPGRLGEELRVAQRELGLARRRGVELRFYKEKTQILTLALSQAAPSPEGGHTDAHTQEELPLRCFHSQATLRLPTPPWQPSTEAHTHTQPQNSKFRSHC from the exons ATGAATGGACTTTGGGATAAGATAATGATGTCACATCTCTCCACAAGTGATATTAATGCTGAGCTCCAAGACT TTGTCTTCACAGGGAATGTGGTGACCAGGCTGCATCACTTCTGGGAGCAGAAACAGGTGGAGAAACTGGGACAGGTTAACGGCCAATCAGAGGGGCTGATGAGGGGTTCCAGCAACCAATCCGAGAGCCTGTTGCTGTATGAGTCCGCCCCGTCTCCCGGCCCCCCCTACGTCTGCTACGTCACCCTGCCTGGAGGAAGCTGTTTTGGGAGCTACCAG gTGTGTGAGACCCAGGCGGAGGCGCGGCGGGACGCGGCCCGCGTGGCTCTGATGAACTCCCTGGTCAACGAGCTGCCGTCGAGGCGGATCTCCCCTCAGTTCATCGGCCAATCCCTGCAGGAGGCCGCCTCCACCAGCGCC gtgtgtatCCAGGATGCGCGGGACCCCAGCACCAGCTTGGGAGCCTACAGCctgctgctgcacacacacgccgGCAGGAGCATGCTGGAGTTCCAG gAGATGATGACAGTGTTTCAGTTGTTACATTGGAATGGAACGTTGAAGGCCCTGAGGAAGAGGCAGTGTTCCAGACAG AGTGTGATTGGCTATTACTCTCAGTGTGGGCTGGACGCCAGCCTGCGCAGCAGCATGGCTCTGGATTGGCTGGGCCGCGAGCAGCGCTGCCCAGGGCGACTGGGCGAGGAGCTCCGCGTGGCCCAGCGGGAGCTGGGATTGGCCCGTCGCCGTGGCGTCGAGCTCCGCTTCTACAAGGAGAAGACCCAGATCCTGACCTTGGCCCTCAGCCAGGCGGCCCCCAGCCCGGAGGGGGGCCACACGGACGCTCACACCCAGGAAGAGCTGCCGCTGCGCTGCTTCCACAGCCAGGCAACCCTGAGGCTTCCAACCCCTCCATGGCAGCCCTCCACCGaggcccacacccacacacagccccaaaACTCCAAGTTCAGATCCCACTGCTGA